TGACTTGATCAAGCTCGCATTTCTATCCGAAAGAAACACCAATTCGCCTTCATCTGCTATCACTGACCTCAACTTATTCATAAACCACATCCAGCTTTCGTCTTTCTCACCATCAACTACACCAAATGCGATAGGGTAGTGGTGACGATCCGGATCTTGAGCCGTCGCAACAAGCAGAACTCCACCATAAACATGCTTAAGATGTGTTCCATCCACAATGATAACTTTCCTCATCCTGCGAATCCTTCTATGGAAGCTCCAAATGCgaaaaatagatacttaaatctttttgCCGCATCCACTTCAACATAACTTACTGAGTCAGGATTCTTCAACTTAAGCATGTACATGTAGGAGTGTATCATAGAAAAACTCTCTTCCGGAGTACCTCGGACTTCATTAGCAGCCATCCTTTTTCCTCTCCATGCTGTGGCATACGACACATCAACACCAACCTTGTGGGTAACCATACTGATCAGATCAGCTGgtgttggtgtgtcatatctacCGGGATATTCTTCACTCAAAACAGATGCGACAACATGTGGTGTGCCTCTCCTTCTGTTTCTAAGGGTACTTGTAGTTACTACTGAGCATGTATGAGACTTGTTGTAAGTTCTAACCGTCCAAAGATCTGAATTCTTAAGCTTTACTACACACAAATACCACCTGCAACCTTCTTTGGCTCCTCGACATTTTGCCACAAATCTCACAGTATCGGACTTCAATGTTTCATACTCAAAACCATTCTTATGTGCACCCCTCTGAACTAGAACTTGCATGGCTACCTTAGTTCTGAATTCTTGACCCTTAACCAAATCGAGACCATCATCCCATTCTTCTTCTACTGCAGCCGTGGCTTCAACTCCTCCTCTTGCAGCTGCAACTCCGGCTCTTGCAGCTTCAACTTCCGCTCCTCcagcttcttcttccactcttaCTTCTGTTCCTTCATACCCATGCTCTAAATTCTCATGCATCTCAATGTCTTCATGTTGTTCGGGTGTGTAAAGCGCGACCACACCATCCATCTCATGATCCTGATCAGTTCCATCTTGCTCAGTGTCATCTTCCTCGGTCCCATCAGAAAGACCAACATAGCTATCATCagtttcatcatcatcttcatcagaaAGACCAACATAGCTATCATCAGTCTCATCATCATCTCCTAAAAGTGACATACCACCATATGTATCATCCATGTCGCTGCTGATCTCCACATGTAAAACACTTCTACATTTATCATGATTTACTTGCATGAGATAACCCAAAACGTCTTCATCACACCAAATATATGATGGCTTGTTCGAATACAATACCATTGGAAAGTAACTAATCTTCACCATCCCATCTCCATTTGCCTTAATCTTTCTGCATATACTTTCAACCAATTCAGAATACGTAATCTCTTCCACAGCTGTCTTCATCACTAGAGTGTGGATTTCATCTTCTCCCGAGATCCATCTTCTCTCACCCCTATCTTTGATGTAACTTCCTCCgtaatcaaaacatatgattgTAATAGGTGAGGCCATAGATTTcctgaaacaaaaattatgatgagTTAACCGTTTAAAGAATCTAAGTTGTCCAAGATCTTTGGTACATACTCTATTTAGTAATACAAGTAATACAAGTAATACAGATTGTAGCTTAGTAGTACTAGTAATTCCagtattttctataaattttcatttttgttgatTTAACCCTTTTAACTAACCCAGGGGGTATTATACAACCCACAATATCGTCTACCAATATTGTAATgtattattttggtttaaaacagtgaaaaataagtagaaatatacaaaatagtcCTAAAAAAACATCATTTTCATACCAATATACCTAAAACTTTAATCTTTCATCGGTTTAAGTATGTTTAATCAACAAATAACATGTTACAAAACCCACATTATCGTCTAAaaccatttttatgttttttcctATCAAACTCGTGTTAAAAGAATCGTGTTAAAAGAAGAGAACcttcttcaaattttattttcatttttctttgaaaacttTTACGATTTTTACAgctaagtttttatttttttcgttacCCATAACACATAGAACATAAGTAGTATATTAGTATGAAAATTTCATGAAAAAATCGTACCAATTTTCGTCAAAATAACCTCCAAAAAACGCCAATGGAGCTTGAAGGGGAAGAAGAATTCGCAGGTGGTTGGAAAAAAAGGAGCAGGATCTGAAAAAAGGGAACAGATGGACACCTGTGGGAAGGAGAGAGGTAGATGGAGTGTGGGGTCGCTTGTTAGGTGTCCATTAATTATGGACTTTATGTGGGAGGATGAGGGGTCtgctttctatttttaaaattagaaagtattttaaaattagaaagtAAGGTATGGGGTCAGCAAGaaatagataataatataatagcTGAGGGTAATAAAGAGAAGGGAAATATGGTAGGGTAGTTAGAAAAGAAGTGGGGTATTGAGAATACAAAATTTCCAACTGGGTCAATATAGATTACTTTCCGACTAATTAGTAAATATAGGAGAAAAAAAGGGGTAAGTATAGACTAAAAAAGCTAAATCGGATATGAAACCGAAATCAGAAATTCCGGTTCGGTTTAATTCGGTTTAAGGGGAACAAATATTTTAAGAGATTAATAAGATCCATCTCCTTCCTCCTCCCGCAAGTCACTTTTGAGTCgtttagtctctctctctctctatctatctatctatctgcTGCTCCTTCTCGGACTCATGATGGATATCGATTTCAACGAGTACAAGCTCAGATGCGAGCTTCGTGGCCACGACGACGATgtaagatctctctctctctctcccactAATCCTCTTCCTCCTCTACTGTATGTTTCTCGTCTTCGTGATCGATTCGTTTCCGAGATTTCGAAACTTCGTATTAGCACAATTCAGCTCCGTGATTCCACTTCTTTCTTCCGCCATCAAGTTTTCAACTTGAATGTTGATTTTTGCATTCAGTTTCATGTGCCGATTTGATGATTAGAGTGAGGCTTTGTTTTGATTAGCTTAATCTCTCGCCGCCGACGTGAGACTTGTTGGAATCGCTGTGTATAGTGATTGATCTTAGTCCCTGTAATTGTGATTCTCAGGTCCGTGGCATTTGTGTGTGCACTGATGAGCACATAGCTACCTCATCAAGGGATAGAACCATCAGGGTATGGTCACTTGGTTCTGATGATAAGCGCAAGTACTCAGCTTCTAAGATTCTATTGGGCCATACAAGCTTCGTTGGGCCGCTTGCGTCGATCCCGCCGAGTGAGGAGTACCCTGAAGGCAGGCTCGTCTCTGGGAGCATGGATACGTCCGTCTTGGTTTGGAACTTGGTCAATGGAGAGGTTGTTCAGTCATTGAAGGGTCATAAGATGCAAGTCACTGGTGTTACTCTTGATGATGAGGACATTGTTTCATCTTCAGTTGACCAGTAAGTCCTCTCATTTACGTTTCTTGCTTGAAATCCAGTGAATGTATGTTAGCCTTTGGTTTTCCTTTGCTGTTGATATTATTTTGGCCTTGACAGTAGTTCTAAGGGTGTTTATGAGTGTTAACTGCGTTTGTTATTGTCTTGTTGAACTTGCTAGTTTTAGTAATACATGGGTATAGAGATTCATCAAATATTTCTGTACTGTTTGTGTAGTGTAATACAAGTtctcatttgatttttttccttctttcttgCTCTGAAGAACTCTGAGAAGATGGAGAAATGGCCAGCTTGTTGAATCGTGGGAGGCGCACCAGTCGCCCGTCCAGGCAGTCCTAAAGCTCCCGTCTGGTGAGCTGATTTCCGGTTCAAGCGACACAACACTCAAACTATGGAAGGGAAAAACAAGTCTACGAACTTTTACCGGGCATGCAGGTGAATTTAGCTGTGCCTTCGTTTCTCTCTAATTTCTTTTCCACTAAGAGAAGATGCAGTAAGATATCTCGTCTTGTGAATTGCCAAGACACTATGATATGTTTGTTCTAATCACACTAACCTGTTTTAAGGGATTTTATTTTCACTGGAGAAACTAATGTCTGACATAAGTACTTTTGGGTTTTGCAGATACGGTTAGAGGGTTAGCCGTGATGCCTGATTTAGGATTTCTTTCAGCATCACATGATGGGTAAGTTCTTTGCTTCCAACAACCTCTTGCCTTATTTCGTGCCATTTTTTCAGTTAATCATGCTTCTCGATGACCTCATCCATCTGTTCGTAACCAGAATATCTTGTTTTTCAAAACAGTTCCATCAGGTTGTGGGCTCTAAGTGGCGAAGTTCTTTTGGAGATGGTTGGGCACACCTCCATTGTTTACTCAGTTGACGCACATGCATCTGGCCTTATCGTTAGTGGGAGTGAAGATCGCCATGCCAAAATATGGAAAGGTAATGATCTTATTTCTTTTGTCGTCATTTCTTTTTATCTGGATTCATGTTTAATATAGATTGATATGTTCTTTCTTGTTGCTTTTGTTTGGTACAGATGGAGTCTGCGTTCAGAGTTTGGAACACCCCGGCTGTGTCTGGGATGCCAAGTTCTTGGAGAGCGGAGACATTGTGACTGCATGTTCAGATGGTGTGGCTCGCGTCTGGACAGTACGTGATGGCATGATTGCTGATCAAATGGAGATTGATGCCTTTGATTCCCTAATTTCTCAGTATAAATTGAGCAGGTAATCCGATCATTAAAATTATGTGTCCatagaatgtttttttcctgACAGTGTAATGATTTTGTGTCTTGTATGTTCTTAATCTCAGGAAAAAAGTTGGGGGAATGAAACTTGACGAGCTTCCGGGGATTGATGCTCTGACGTTACCAGGTACCACTTATTACCCAGAttttgtattctaaactcttaaTCATCCGGTAGAAAGCTGTAAGTGTCTGGCTATGATCATTCTTGTAACATCTTCCACTGTTTGATGTATTCTATCAGGTACCAGTGATGGTCAGACAAAAGTCGTAAGGGAAGGAGACAATGGTGTTGCTTACGCATGGAATATGAGCGAACAGAGATGGGACAAAGTAAGTCAACGTTGTGACCGTTTATAGCTTTTTTCTTGATCTTTTTTTGTTGACTGCATGCCATTTTTGCTCTTGACTTGCTGCTTTGttattaactattttttcaGATTGGTGAGGTTGTTGATGGTCCAGATGGTGTGGGTGACCGTCCTATCCTCGATGGAGCTCAGTATGATTTTGGTTAGATTTTAAACGTATATGTAAACTTCAGAATCATTTGATATCAAAGTGAACAACATTTTTAGCCggctttttcttttgcttctagtTTTCGATGTTGACATTGGTGATGGGGAACCTATCCGGAAGCTTCCTTACAATCGATCAGGTACCTGAACTGTGTTGCTTACCTTGTCTTAATTCCAACTGCAACTACAAGCAAGTGCctcaatttatttatataccCAAATGGTTTCTTGTTTGGCAGAAAATCCTTATGATGCAGCTGACAAGTGGCTTCTAAAAGAGAATCTTCCCGTCGCATATCGGCAGCAGATTGTTGATTTTATATTACAGAACTCTGGGCAGAAAGACTTCACTTTTAATCCGTCTTTCCGTGATCCCTTCACTGGCGGTAAAAtaactaatctttttttttgaaatggtCTGAGattttgttttcaggtttattGTAATTTTTGTGATCTGCCTTCTTTGTGTAACAGCAAATGCTTATGTGCCTGAGCAAGCATCTCATATAGCTGGTATGAATACACTGTCTGAGACTCTGATTAATTTTTCACATAATGCTTAAATGATCTCAGGCTTTTATAATATTCGTCCTTTCGACTCATGCACTTTGACCCTTTTCTGCTGCAGCAACACCGGCAAAACCTTTATACAAGCACATTCCTAAAGTACGCTaggtttcttctttctttattcCTCTTTGGTGTTTCTAGCTACTGATCCTTGTTTCTTCCATTGTTTACCCAGAGAGGCGTGCTAGTTTTTGATGTTGCTCAATATGAAGGGATCCTGAAAAAGATGACAGAGTTTAACAATACTCTACGATCAGACCCAGTAAGATCTCTCTACTATTCTACTAATTTCTGGCACACGACCACAGCTGCACCAAGAACGATCAGTGATTATTTGACTTATACTAGTGTTGGTAATTTttgtgttttgaaaaaaaattcccCTCTTTTGAAGGTAAATACTGACAAGTCCATGACAGAATCCGAAGTAGCCAGAGTGGGCGCAATCGTTAAGATACTCAAGGACACATCACATTACCATGCTACCAATTTTACTGACATGGACATAGCTTTGCTTTTGAATGTGATACAAGCATGGCCAGCTGCGATGATGTTTCCCGGTAAGTATTCTCTTCTCAGTCAATTATTCAAAGATAACTGTTTAGTACGTATTTAGCTTTCAGTTGGAGCCATATAGCTAAAAGTCAGTTGATTCTCTGATATACTTAAACAGCAAACTTAAATGAGATATGTTTTGGTTTAAATGAATAGTATTCTTGGTTTTCCATGTGTTTTTCTTGATGCTTCTTGCAGGCCACAAATCCTTTTACCGTTTTGCTAGCCACTCTATTTTGTGACAATCATTGGTTTATAGCTCTTATGGTTATGGTTTTTGAAAATGCAGCTACTGATTTAGTCAGGATGCTTGTTTTGCATCCTCATGGAGCAAGTCTACTGTTTAAGCATGTGGAAAACAACAATGGTAATCATCTTACCTAAAGCTATGGTTTATCAACATATATTAAAGGTATCTGCACATGTTTTttattaacttatatatatctgtaaaataaattcaatcaGATCTGCTTCTGGATGTTATAAAGAAGGTCACAGAAGATTCAGCACTTCCTGCAAATCTTCTAACAACTGTTCGTGTCCTTGTTAATCTATTCAAGAATCCTTCATTTCATCACTGGCTACAGAGGCATCATAGTCAAGTAAGTACTATTTGGTTTCTATTGTTTTATATCACAATTAAAATCTGTGATAATCTCCATGAACCAGCAGCTATTGGTTTCTCTGTCTAGTATCCGTGTATGAGCTGCGTCTGTGAATGCGTAGAAATGAAGTTTATAATTTCATTGTACTTTAGTGCCTATAGATTCATGTTTGTGTGTGTATATTatgatgatttgaagaagtggtTTCTCGGGTACTTATCCCTTTTAATATGTGATGTCGTTCGGTGCAGATTCTTGATGCCTTCTCAAACTGTTATTCATCCCCAAATAAGAATCTGCAGTTGGCGTATTCGACGTTGCTTCTCAAGTAAGATACTTTTGCGCTATGATCAATAATACTCACGGTTTGACACATAAGATCAACACCATGATTTATGCTGTTTTCGCAGTTATGCAGTGCTATTAATagagaagaaagatgaagaaggccAAGCTCAAGTCCTTTCAGCAGCATTGCAGGTAGGTCTAAACTTGTTATCCCATCCATATCTCATCAATGAACTGAATCTCATCTGTTGTAGTAAAATCTGAGAGAACCAATGTACCAAAAAGTTTCTCATAGAACCAAATAATGTATTATTATCTTTGCGCTGATATCTCACATGGAACTTTAAACAGATTGCTGAAGAGGAAGCTGCAGATGTTGATTCCAAGTTTCGGAGTTTGGTAGCAATTGGCTCGCTGGTTAGTTCTCAGAGCATTAGAGTTCTATGCTTGTTggttacataattttttaaccAGTGTATGTGGTTTCTGGAATGACAGATGCTTGAAGGCCTGGTGAAGAAGATAGCGATTGATTTTGAGGTGGAGAGCATAGCAAAATCAGCAAAGGCATCTAAGGAAGCTAAGATTATTGAAATTGGTACTGATATCGACCTTCTAATTCGCCAGCCTTAAAAAGGGTTGTCTTTGAGACTAGGATTTTTCTATGATTTGTATTTGCTTTTATTTGAAACATTTCTAGCAGATCTTCAGATTTCtgaatacatatttgaatagtAACAGATAAGAAAAGTGACTGCGCTCTTGCGAATTCCATTTTGAGTAGAATTTGTGTTCACAACACTAATGTTCTACTATCCAAAACCATGAGTCCATGACACTAATGTTCTTCTATatattgttatattatattaagaACAATAACAATGTTATAAAGAGAGTAACGTTTACACAGCTTAAACGTCATCAATCCATAGTTttaacaaaatagtaatgtatGTTATATGGAAGCGGAAGTGTATGAAAGCGCAGAAacgagatttttaaaaaaattaggaagcggATATGTATGGAAAGAGGGTACGTGTTAGAAGCgtatctatatatacatatataatagttttttaaaaaaatcttgaactaaaaattataataattttaattgtttcatattaaaactatgaaaatatacataaattaaatttaaaataaattattatattaagtattttaatactttataattaattgacattatatatttgaatatatgatttatctttaataaaaacctcaatgcataaaaataatttatagtattaattttaatattttaatatttctattctctctattcaatactattaaattttatattttatataaattttaaactataattttatatttttattgatataagacattgtctttttttaaagaatacAAAGCGTGATTTCAAaacggaatcgtaagcttcagatatgtttttaaagaaaatattttagaggcgttttggaagcgagattccaGTTCCGATTTcggttccgaagcgggaagcagacgtccgatgaagcttccgtgcaacgtagATAGTAATCATAGTCCAACAAtatctaacaatactaaaagccAAATATACTCAATGGGGAGGCATGCCACGTCCTCATAAAAAATCGTCCACTCAGATGTTGACAGCTCACACTCCTTGCCATGTCATGAATAACTTCCCCGGGATTTCATAGACGTGTTTGAGTTTCATAAAATACTTGGGTCTTTCCTAATTAAAAGCTAATTTCCTCTAAGCTTACTTTATGGCCCAGCTTATCAGTACGAAAACCAACTCATATATTGTTCATCTTCCTCACCTCTATGAGAGAATCCCTTGACATTTTGATCTCCTCAGCTCATCCCGTGTAACGTTCGCCTACCACTTTTAATACACTTAAACCACCATTGTTACTGCCTCAATCAAAAGCCTATGAAACTGTTGTGATTCCCTCACCTCAGCACCCTATATATATCGTATTCAAGCTTATTTGTTCTCCACTACAGACCTCTATTTTTTCAACGACGCCTCTCCTCGGTTGGGTGGAGTTCTGGTAGTCGTAAAGTAAGTTCAGATTCACAGGATTCTGTCATTGACGGTGGCCGAAGTGGGATTTTAGCTTCTGATAGCGGCAAAGGCTGTTGAGTATCACAAGCTTCTGAGGATTATGATGGCTATGCGTACCACAAAGATGATTGGAACAGAGTTTCATCGATGGCTTTAGACGGTGAAACGGTGGAGACGTTGGGACTGAAATTATTTGTGAGCTTTTACCCGTGAGTGTGGAGTCTGGGGAGTTTTGGTTCTGGTGATGGGAAAATTGGTTGAGATTGAATGGATTACTCAGGAGTTTCAAAGTGTCTTCACTTTCTCCTTTCTCCAGTCTTCTCTTTTAACGCCTACAGACCTGTAACTGTGACTCTTTTTCTCACCATCGAGGTCCAAACATCAACCTTCTCTTAAACCCAAGGTACTTATGTTCATATGCTGCTTTAATCCCAATAATAACTTCATTACTCCCATGTGGAAACATTGGCAACTTCATTCAGATATGACAAGGAGTTTTGTGAACACAATAGATAAGTCAAAACGTTATTAGAATTGAAGTGATGGAGTAATGGGAGTTGACAAGGAGTTTTGTAAGGTAATTAGTTTCGCTTCATTCAAACTTAATTCAGCCATGACAATAAGTTTTGTAATTATCTAAGGTAACATGTATCTTCTTTAAGTCAAACGGTTTATTATCATGATGTACGTACAATTTACTTCCTTCCCCAAAACTGTCTATACAGGATGCGTAGATGAGATGATGATCTATGTTGCAACATGgccatgatgaagatgaaaggAATCCAATTTTCAGGACACTCAAGCGAAGAAGGACGAGCGTAGACAACATGAAAGGAACATTTTTCTCTTTTCAGTTCTCTTATTTTTGCACACTATTTTGGTTTGAGGgagaattttgtatttatatgttttgtgCTTTGATTACTTTACTAAGTTGCTTTCATATGTGACTACATCTAGCAACTTGCATGAAATTGATATTACAGATCGAGCATCTTCCAAGCAAGATAGTCAAATAGTGAATAATGTACTGCATACAAAGGTATAGCTCGACCAGAGTTTTTTGAAAACAATAGATAAGGTTAATAAGATCTCAAGTTTGGCTTTCATTgaggtttgattttctttttcatgGACGCATCATGTTTGTTGTTATGTGGAGTGGACATGATGTTGATGGATGTCTTGGAGACGCTGATCTTGAGAAGTCTATTACAGATTGCTTGACCAATAAAGATTAACTTTGTCTAAGTAAAAAGATCAGTCCACACCAGAAATTTGAAGTTGCTAGAGTCTAAGGTGTCTCTATAATCTAATAGCAGCTGCTAATGtataatattctaattaaattaCTTTCTTTTGATTTGCTTATACTGTTATGATCCCTATAGTTGTTCATATTGAGCTGATgcaaatatgaatatttttttgggtttcatAATGGAAAGAAGATAATGATGCTGAAGGCGTAAACGATAAACTCCAATAATCCCGTTGTCATTCATGTCCTTTTCTCACGTTCTCTTCTCTGTTATGAAGTTAGTCCGGCAAATTCGAGGTAATATCAATAGTCTTATAGCTTTGAGAACCCTGTTTCTTCCTCTCTTTTTATATTACATTGATAGTTTACTAAACTATGCGCATGTGAGTAATCATTTATGATTATTGACATTGACAAAAGGATAATGGTTTTGGAGTGGCCTGCTACAGGTTGGTTAAGATGCTCTTATGATTATTGTTCTATAGAATTGTCAGAAATCCAGTGCTTCTCTTAAATACAGGCCAATATTATCATTCGCTTCAAATCAGTATTGGTTCTGGGAGGAAATTGTAACAATATGCGTgttaagaaaaggaaaacatcacgagaagaagaacaagtctTAAAGGCTAAACGTGACAACTAGGGCCATACAAATCTTTGTTAACGATCACCTTCTTTGCCTCgatgtttttaaaacaaatgatgTAATATATTTTCCCTACATAGGGCGTAAATTTGTTGTTACTCATTCTAAGTTTTTACTTCGAGATTTAATAGCTTCTCCTACGCATTGTTAAGTTTGCTATGGGCTGACCGATGTGATAGTTAGTCAAAGTCAACATTTGCAGTCTGCAGAGAACAGATTTAGGCATGTGACAATtacttagtaaaaaaaaaaagattagtccCATTCTCAAGACTGTTCCTTGATCCACTGATTCATTACTTTCGGAAAGGACAAGTTTTAGTAGTAGCATTTGATTTttcaaatgaatcaaacaagttTTGTTTGTAAAGGGTGTTATTAGATGGATTTTATgctatcttttgttttcttattcttgaacaaaattagatataggaaaaataaataacaagaaCGTTAAATTTGTAGTTTCAGAgtgcataaatatttatattcaaatagaaCTTAAATTCACAAATTCCATTACAGAAATAATAATACACCAAAACACCCTAAATAATAAcagatacaaaacaaaaaaagttgaaaaaaatacaAGAGTAAAAATAGCACAatatagaaataattatattattaatcataaacATGCTGgcaaaataagaataaaaattaaaataaattaaaaaaacggaTAAACAGAGTCGACCAAAAGACCATTAGAAGTAAGGGTGTTCAATTCAGATatcggtttggtttcagttcattttttttggttttttggtaattcggtttattaaaaatagctactatattaaaactatatttaatttgatttggttcggtttatataccatcGGTTTtcagtttattcggttttataccaaaactccataaatatattaatcttctataatattttataaattttaatatatatgattatatattggttttaatataacatgaagttattttctttttcaaatagactatttttttaattttactatttaaaaaaataataaatatattaagtttataataataatattttctattgaaaataaaaaagttagtatttcataatattattaaataactaaatattaacaCACATATTTGTCAATAAAAAGTAAAAGTAATGTTTTGTTTAGtttcataaaaatgaaaaaataaattttgacataaaataaaatattaaattactaaaataaaatgatggtcatatgaataaaataaattatgtatatattataaaatatatttttataatttacataaaattatactactatattttaattgatcggtttattcggtttgatcGGTTTACATACCAAACCATATTCAATACCGcagtttcttaaaaataacatatattcgGTATATTTAGTATTACCAAATACAAACCATTTTCTCTATTTCGATTTGATTATGTTTTAAATGGTTCTGTTTTTTACCAGATTAAACACCCTTAATTagaagtttatattttgtaattagctaaaattaattaacaataccataattttatacatttttagagaaaaatgtaggataatccgcgcgtagcgcggacacgtatctagtataaataaaaattgttagtGACTTTACTGTAAACTCATCTTCCGAATTTTTATGACAATTTAGATCTAAGACCCTAATTATCGGTGACTCTTAGTGGGTTTTTAAAGTAAATGACTGAgttaattaaatgaaaacaaaataaaggaGGAGATTACCGATTCTTTTTTGGGATTTTCGGAACCGTTTTTAAATGGGATTTTCAAACACGTGTCACCTTGCAAagcctcctctctctctctttttttttttttcttctttctttcttctcat
The window above is part of the Brassica napus cultivar Da-Ae chromosome C3, Da-Ae, whole genome shotgun sequence genome. Proteins encoded here:
- the LOC106378069 gene encoding phospholipase A-2-activating protein-like, yielding MMDIDFNEYKLRCELRGHDDDVRGICVCTDEHIATSSRDRTIRVWSLGSDDKRKYSASKILLGHTSFVGPLASIPPSEEYPEGRLVSGSMDTSVLVWNLVNGEVVQSLKGHKMQVTGVTLDDEDIVSSSVDQTLRRWRNGQLVESWEAHQSPVQAVLKLPSGELISGSSDTTLKLWKGKTSLRTFTGHADTVRGLAVMPDLGFLSASHDGSIRLWALSGEVLLEMVGHTSIVYSVDAHASGLIVSGSEDRHAKIWKDGVCVQSLEHPGCVWDAKFLESGDIVTACSDGVARVWTVRDGMIADQMEIDAFDSLISQYKLSRKKVGGMKLDELPGIDALTLPGTSDGQTKVVREGDNGVAYAWNMSEQRWDKIGEVVDGPDGVGDRPILDGAQYDFVFDVDIGDGEPIRKLPYNRSENPYDAADKWLLKENLPVAYRQQIVDFILQNSGQKDFTFNPSFRDPFTGANAYVPEQASHIAATPAKPLYKHIPKRGVLVFDVAQYEGILKKMTEFNNTLRSDPVNTDKSMTESEVARVGAIVKILKDTSHYHATNFTDMDIALLLNVIQAWPAAMMFPATDLVRMLVLHPHGASLLFKHVENNNDLLLDVIKKVTEDSALPANLLTTVRVLVNLFKNPSFHHWLQRHHSQILDAFSNCYSSPNKNLQLAYSTLLLNYAVLLIEKKDEEGQAQVLSAALQIAEEEAADVDSKFRSLVAIGSLMLEGLVKKIAIDFEVESIAKSAKASKEAKIIEIGTDIDLLIRQP